The genomic window AAGGTTTTCATTGCACTCGTTGCCGCCGTGACCCTGACGGGTTCGGTGATTGCGTTGTCGAGTGAGGCCGAGGCCAGCAAGAGCGGCCGCGCCCTGACATATGGCATCCTCGGCGGCGTCGCTGCGGGTGCACTGATTGCCGGTGCCGCCAGTGCCGCGCCGCCCCCGCCGCCCGCCTATTACGCGCCGGCGCCGACCTATTACTACGACGAGCCGGTCTGCCGCATCCGCAGGGAACGTTTCTGGGACGGTTATGCGTGGCGCACCCGCCGCGTCGAGGTCTGCCATTAATTTACGTAGCACAGCCTGATTTGAAGAAACCCGGCGAGCATCCGCTCCGCCGGGTTTTCTCTTGGTCTGTTCAGCGTGCATGTGGTCGCCTCTGCATGTGCTCGAGCACCGAGACATGCGGCCAGCAATCCACCTTCAGGCCGCTGGCCTTCTGGTAGGCGCCGAGCGCCGCCCGCGTCAGCATGCCGGCCTTGCCGTCGATCTTGTCCTTGTACAGACCACGCGCGGTCATGATGCGCTGCATCTCCTCGACCTGCGCCGTCTTCATCTGTTCGGACTTGCCCCAGGGCTGGACGAAGCCTCTGCCACCGGCGATGCGGTCCGACAGATTGCCGACGAACAACACGTAGAGATCAGAGAAATTGTAGTCCTTGATGACGAAGTAATTCTTCGTCGTCAGGAAGGACGGCCCGAGACTGCCTTCCGGCTGCAAGACGGAAGCAGTCTCAGCAACTTCCGCATTGCTCAGCTTCTGCCCCGAGACCGGCGCGAACCCGCCCTTGATCCAGACATGAATGGGATGCTGCACCTCCGGCACGGCCAGCATACAATCGAAACGCGGCGGCGCCTTCACCTCATAAGCCCAGCGCAAACCGCGCTGCCAGCCCTTGTTCATTAATTGCTTCGCGGCGGAGGCGAGCGCGTCGGGCACAGATTTGAAAATATCGGCACGGC from Pseudorhodoplanes sp. includes these protein-coding regions:
- a CDS encoding lytic murein transglycosylase; its protein translation is MPIFFGAAVAQTGNVAFQQWLHGLWPEAQKLGVARKVFDEVTRGLEPDLSLPDLVLPGRPERQPDQAEFVQTPADYLKEASLARLADQGRKLLNEHRATLAKIEQQFGVPPAVVLAIWGRETAFGNARLSHDAIRVLATQAYTGRRKDMFRAEFIAALKMLQDGLVKRADMKSSWGGAMGMTQFLPTEFYKHAVDFDGDGRADIFKSVPDALASAAKQLMNKGWQRGLRWAYEVKAPPRFDCMLAVPEVQHPIHVWIKGGFAPVSGQKLSNAEVAETASVLQPEGSLGPSFLTTKNYFVIKDYNFSDLYVLFVGNLSDRIAGGRGFVQPWGKSEQMKTAQVEEMQRIMTARGLYKDKIDGKAGMLTRAALGAYQKASGLKVDCWPHVSVLEHMQRRPHAR